The Kwoniella dendrophila CBS 6074 chromosome 3, complete sequence genome contains a region encoding:
- a CDS encoding 60S ribosomal protein L37, producing the protein MYLLILLESYIYTNITSQSYSGKRHSKSHTLCRRCGNRSFHKQKHTCAQCGYPAAKLRSFNWGLKAKRRKTTGTGRHAHLKDVNRRFKNGFREGGAAPKKTKATSE; encoded by the exons ATGTATTTACTCATTTTACTTGaaagttatatatatactaatATTACGTCTCAATCATATAGCGGTAAACGACACTCTAAATCCCACACTCTCTGTAGAAGATGTGGTAACAGATCTTTCCACAAACAAAAGCACA CCTGTGCTCAATGTGGTTACCCAGCTGCTAAACTCAGATCATTCAACTGGGGTTTAAAAGctaagagaagaaagacaac CGGTACCGGTAGACACGCACACCTTAAAGATGTTAACCGAAGATTCAAAAACGGTTTCAGAGAAGGTGGTGCCGCTCCTAAGAAAACCAAAGCTACTTCAGAATAA